The proteins below are encoded in one region of Aquisphaera giovannonii:
- a CDS encoding GTPase encodes MLALLRQWRVWVLAILLAGPVLAYMGFGTIWLWQAGWLWLATLLWIVAGVAFSVLAARWTKHTHAIMPPLDWESPETFSPRDRDAWGLVEEEARAGEELSMEDLTNADLYIETGRRLLSRLAAFYHPGSSDPLARVPLVELLTAIELAAEDLTHLSRQVPGGDVITLSHWQRAVQISNYISKANDIYAMFSPLLNPLGGLARLGSREMLVKPAWRDMQLNVLRWFYQAYVNRIGVHLVELMSGRLAIGADRYRRLTRKAGSRRRADAAEEPLVAAVVGARGVGKSRLIDALKQAVGGDAAIMRAWFEGQGLEPGLVDRLRELRWSEAPAYPGSLERESRRDRRHRKEALEAALEADLVILVVDEVKGLQPADVAFAQDWDRHFVERPLREAPPALVVVTNVDRAEVGAPWAPPYDWAGGKGPREAAVRSLFDAIRSTLPPAFGTLAAAGLPEGAAFGVSESVLPALAAQLHRAERSGLVRQLQSLSERSAVGRVMSQIGEQGRSAWANIRARRKSSAPRAS; translated from the coding sequence ATGCTCGCGTTGCTGAGGCAGTGGAGAGTCTGGGTGCTCGCGATCCTGCTGGCCGGGCCGGTCCTGGCCTACATGGGGTTCGGGACGATCTGGCTCTGGCAGGCGGGATGGCTGTGGCTGGCCACGCTCCTCTGGATCGTCGCCGGCGTCGCCTTCTCGGTCCTGGCGGCGCGGTGGACGAAGCACACCCACGCGATCATGCCCCCGCTGGACTGGGAATCGCCGGAGACCTTCTCGCCGCGGGACCGCGACGCCTGGGGCCTCGTCGAGGAGGAGGCGAGGGCCGGCGAGGAGCTCTCCATGGAGGACCTGACGAACGCCGACCTCTACATCGAGACCGGCCGGCGACTCCTCTCCCGGCTCGCCGCCTTCTACCACCCCGGCTCGAGCGACCCGCTCGCGCGCGTCCCCCTGGTCGAGCTGCTCACGGCGATCGAGCTGGCCGCCGAGGACCTCACGCACCTCTCCCGCCAGGTCCCGGGCGGCGACGTGATCACGCTGTCGCACTGGCAGCGCGCCGTCCAGATTTCCAACTACATCTCCAAGGCGAACGACATCTACGCCATGTTCTCGCCGCTGCTCAATCCCCTCGGCGGCCTGGCCCGCCTGGGCTCCCGGGAGATGCTCGTCAAGCCGGCCTGGCGCGACATGCAGCTGAACGTGCTGCGGTGGTTCTACCAGGCCTACGTCAACCGGATCGGGGTGCACCTCGTCGAGCTGATGAGCGGACGGCTGGCGATCGGCGCCGATCGCTATCGCCGGCTGACGCGGAAGGCCGGCTCGCGTCGCCGCGCGGATGCCGCGGAGGAGCCGCTGGTCGCCGCGGTGGTCGGCGCCCGGGGCGTGGGGAAGTCGCGCCTGATCGACGCCCTCAAGCAGGCGGTCGGCGGGGACGCGGCCATCATGCGGGCCTGGTTCGAAGGCCAGGGGCTGGAGCCGGGCCTCGTCGACCGGCTCCGGGAGCTGAGGTGGTCGGAGGCCCCGGCCTATCCCGGGTCGCTGGAGCGCGAATCCCGCCGCGATCGCCGGCATCGGAAGGAGGCGCTCGAGGCCGCGCTCGAGGCCGACCTGGTCATCCTCGTGGTGGACGAGGTCAAGGGGCTCCAGCCCGCCGACGTCGCCTTCGCGCAGGACTGGGATCGGCACTTCGTGGAGCGCCCCCTCCGCGAGGCGCCGCCGGCCCTGGTGGTGGTCACGAACGTGGACCGCGCGGAGGTCGGCGCCCCGTGGGCGCCCCCGTACGACTGGGCGGGCGGCAAGGGCCCGCGCGAGGCGGCCGTCCGCTCCCTCTTCGACGCGATCCGATCGACCCTCCCGCCGGCCTTCGGCACGCTCGCCGCGGCCGGCCTGCCCGAGGGGGCGGCGTTCGGCGTCTCCGAGTCGGTCCTGCCCGCGCTGGCCGCCCAGCTCCACCGCGCCGAGCGGTCCGGCCTCGTCCGCCAGCTCCAGTCGCTCTCCGAGCGGTCGGCCGTCGGCCGCGTGATGAGCCAGATCGGCGAGCAGGGGCGCAGCGCCTGGGCCAACATCCGCGCCCGCCGGAAGTCCTCCGCCCCCCGGGCCTCGTGA